The Humulus lupulus chromosome 3, drHumLupu1.1, whole genome shotgun sequence genome window below encodes:
- the LOC133824106 gene encoding eukaryotic initiation factor 4A-3, whose translation MAAPASTSVVPANRTARRGGMAMEDKLEFLTTEGVEPILSFDQMGIKDDLLRGIYGYGFEKPSAIQQRAVRPIIEGRDVIAQAQSGTGKTSMIALTVCQLVDTSTREVQALILSPTRELASQTEKVILAIGSFINIQAHSCIGGKSVGEDIRQLEYGVHVVSGTPGRVCDMIKRRTLRTRAIKLLILDESDEMLSRGFKDQIYDVYRYLPPELQVCLISATLPHEILEMTSKFMTDPVRILVKRDELTLEGIKQFFVAVEREEWKFDTLCDLYDTLTITQAVIFCNTKRKVDWLTEKMRSNNFTVSAMHGDMPQKERDAIMGEFRDGTTRVLITTDVWARGLDVQQVSLVINYDLPNNRELYIHRIGRSGRFGRKGVAINFVKSDDIKILRDIEQYYSTQIDEMPMNVADLI comes from the exons ATGGCAGCCCCCGCCTCAACCAGTGTGGTTCCGGCAAACCGTACCGCCAGACGCGGTGGCATGGCGATGGAGGATAAGCTCGAATTCCTCACTACGGAGGGAGTTGAGCCCATTCTCAGCTTCGATCAAATGGGCATTAAGGACGATTTGCTCAGAGGAATCTACGGTTATGGCTTTGAAAAGCCTTCGGCGATCCAGCAACGTGCTGTCAGACCCATTATTGAAGGCCGCGACGTCATTGCCCAGGCCCAGTCCGGTACTGGAAAAACCTCCATGATCGCTCTTACTGTCTGCCAGCTCGTCGACACTTCCACCCGAGA gGTTCAGGCATTGATCTTGTCACCGACAAGGGAGTTGGCATCTCAAACTGAGAAAGTAATACTGGCAATTGGTAGTTTCATTAATATACAAGCACATTCATGCATTGGTGGAAAAAGTGTTGGTGAGGATATTAGGCAACTAGAATATGGAGTTCATGTGGTTTCTGGAACTCCTGGAAGAGTCTGTGACATGATCAAGAGGAGGACACTACGCACCAGGGCCATTAAGTTATTAATTCTT GATGAATCTGATGAAATGTTGAGCAGAGGGTTCAAGGATCAGATTTATGATGTGTACCGATATCTTCCACCAGAACTTCAG GTTTGCTTGATTTCTGCTACTCTTCCACATGAAATCCTTGAGATGACAAGCAAGTTCATGACTGATCCTGTGAGAATTCTCGTTAAACGTGATGAATTGACATTGGAG gGCATCAAACAATTTTTTGTAGCTGTTGAAAGGGAAGAGTGGAAATTTGATACTCTATGTGATCTTTATGACACCCTTACAATTACACAAGCTGTTATTTTCTGTAACACAAAACGAAAG GTGGACTGGCTCACTGAGAAGATGCGTAGCAATAACTTTACTGTCTCAGCAATGCATGGAGACATGCCTCAAAAAGAAAGAGATGCAATTATGGGAGAGTTTCGTGATGGTACAACCCGTGTCTTGATTACAACAGATGTATGGGCTCGTGGCCTTGATGTTCAACAG gtttCTTTGGTGATCAATTATGACCTTCCCAACAATCGAGAGCTCTACATTCATCGCATTGGTCGTTCTGGTCGGTTTGGACGCAAG GGTGTTGCCATAAACTTTGTTAAAAGCGATGATATAAAGATTTTGAGAGACATCGAACAGTACTATAGTACCCAGATTGACGAAATGCCGATGAATGTTGCTGATCTAATATGA